GGAACGGCATTCGATCAGCACGGTTGCCGAGCGCTGTGGATCGTAAATCGTCCCTGTCTTAGCCTGTTCCACCCACTGTGCCGCATCCTCCGGGGCATCCGCCGGAATCACGAGGAAATCCGCCGCCGCGGCCGCCGCCCTGTGGGCCGAGGTCTGGATCTGGATCTCCCGGACCGTCTTTTCATCCCCGGTGCCGCAGAAAAACCCCATGCCGCCGTCGAGCAACGTTTTCAGGATTTCCATCATGGCCGGGGAAATCCGGCTGTTGGGGTAGGACGAGACCATTTCTTCGGGGATTCGGACGTTTCTGCCCACATAGGCCATGGACTGCAAAAGCAGCCTGAAAATCCGCTGCGTTCTGTACACATCATTTCTGTTATCCACGATTTTTTTCTCCTTTACCGATCCGCCGGCGCTTTTTCAATCCTTCATCGTGCGGAAATCCACCTTTGTCCTTTCGCGGATCTTATTCCGGATCTTCTTCTGGATGCTTTCCTTTTCCCGGATTTTTTCCCAGTATGTTTCCCAATGCCCGGTTTCGGGCAAGCCGGCGCGGCAGGCGGCGTCCACGACGGCCAGGGCTTCGCATAGCCCGGGGCGGCTGCCCGTGACGACGCCCAGGCCGATCGCCCCGCCGACCCTGGCCTTTGCTTCGGTGATCAGCACTTCCCCCAGGTAAAACAGGGTCTGCTTTGCCGTTTCCCTGACTTTGATCATCGTCAGGCCTTCCTGCGGCCGGGAAATCCATTCGACGGGATATTTTCCCTTTATTTCATCTGCCATCTGCAGCAATTCTTCGTTTCCATAACAAATCAGCAGCCGCGTGCGTTCTTCACAATCCATGTCTTTTTCTGTCCCCCTTTGTTTCATTTGCGAGGCCAGTATATCTTGTCGCCAAGTTGCTGACCATTAAATCCATGTAAAAATCCGATGAAGTTTCTGATAAACGCTGCCGGAATCCGGAATCTTCCCTTCAAAAGCGCGGCTTCTCTGCTTTTTCTACAAAAGATTTCCCCTTTCCGGCGCGTTTTCATCCCCTTCGTGGAATGCTCCGCGCAGCGCGGAATTTTTTGTGGCATCGGCTCGCCCGCCCTGTTCCGGGCTTTCTTGACACGATTCCCGTTTTCGTGCATAATGAAACCATCAGATCGGATTCCAGCAAAA
This window of the Ruminococcaceae bacterium BL-6 genome carries:
- a CDS encoding Phosphonate C-P lyase system protein PhnG, whose amino-acid sequence is MDCEERTRLLICYGNEELLQMADEIKGKYPVEWISRPQEGLTMIKVRETAKQTLFYLGEVLITEAKARVGGAIGLGVVTGSRPGLCEALAVVDAACRAGLPETGHWETYWEKIREKESIQKKIRNKIRERTKVDFRTMKD
- a CDS encoding PhnH protein; translation: MDNRNDVYRTQRIFRLLLQSMAYVGRNVRIPEEMVSSYPNSRISPAMMEILKTLLDGGMGFFCGTGDEKTVREIQIQTSAHRAAAAAADFLVIPADAPEDAAQWVEQAKTGTIYDPQRSATVLIECRSVRQGTAYRCTGPGIAGAADIAVCCSWGWEEIRRKKNREFPLGIDCIFVDREGNILSLPRTTKVEAKAEKEAF